From Salvelinus namaycush isolate Seneca chromosome 2, SaNama_1.0, whole genome shotgun sequence, one genomic window encodes:
- the pth4 gene encoding parathyroid hormone 4, translating into MVLVVFTVGHCQENESRRAVTEHQLMHDRGRTIQSLKRLIWLSSAMEGLHTAQTRSSSLLPPTALNPIPGYTSDLSPALKPHSAGSQSGEASNNHKGSLERLMKNFFSPNLIDLSEGEP; encoded by the exons ATGGTTCTTGTCGTCTTCACAGTTGGTCACTGTCAGGAGAATGAAAG cAGGCGAGCGGTAACGGAGCACCAGCTGATGCATGACCGTGGCAGGACCATCCAGAGCCTGAAGAGACTCATCTGGTTGTCCAGTGCCATGGAGGGGCTCCACACCGCCCAGACCCGCTCCTCCTCCCTGCTGCCCCCCACCGCACTCAACCCCATCCCGGGCTACACCTCGGACCTCTCCCCTGCCCTCAAACCACACTCTGCTGGCTCACAATCTGGGGAGGCCAGCAACAACCACAAGGGGTCACTGGAGAGACTTATGAAAAACTTCTTCAGCCCCAACCTCATTGACCTCTCTGAGGGGGAACCATAG
- the LOC120026104 gene encoding C->U-editing enzyme APOBEC-2-like gives MADKKGAAASSKLVLRKKERTTKTAVTVEVKKEVKKEVKTEMKTEMKREVKREVKSSLVKKEEKVLAVGEKVEGNGEVPMEEGATANEDVANGEAAAANANGANGEYEPIELPPWEIIEGDRIDPFQFKFQFKNVEYSSGRNKTFLCYLVDKGKADDGLMRGYLEDEHSGAHAEQAFFLQTLPDYDPAVKYTITWYMSSSPCAVCAAKIAEALQARKSIKMTLFSARLFEWEDQDIQAGLNALSQAGCKLRMMKPMDFTYVWDTFVENDNLTFTPWEDCQDNYEYYHEKLADIMQ, from the exons ATGGCCGACAAGAAGGGCGCTGCTGCCAGCAGCAAACTGGTGttgaggaagaaagagaggacgACAAAGACAGCGGTGACTGTGGAGGTCAAGAAAGAGGTCAAGAAAGAGGTGAAGACGGAGATGAAGACGGAGATGAAGAGGGAGGTGAAGAGGGAGGTGAAGTCGAGTTTAgtgaagaaggaggagaaggtcCTGGCAGTGGGGGAGAAAGTGGAGGGGAACGGAGAGGTCCCAATGGAAGAGGGAGCCACAGCTAATGAAGACGTGGCTAACGGGGAAGCGGCGGCGGCTAACGCTAACGGAGCAAATGGGGAGTACGAACCCATTGAGCTGCCCCCTTGGGAGATCATCGAAGG GGACCGCATCGACCCGTTCCAATTCAAGTTCCAGTTCAAGAATGTGGAGTACTCGTCAGGTCGTAACAAGACGTTCCTGTGTTACCTGGTGGACAAGGGGAAAGCTGATGACGGTCTGATGAGAGGTTACCTGGAGGATGAACACTCAGGAGCCCACGCTGAGCAGGCCTTCTTCCTCCAGACTCTCCCAGACTACGACCCTGCTGTCAAATACACTATCACCTG GTACATGTCATCCAGTCCCTGTGCGGTCTGTGCAGCTAAGATCGCAGAGGCCCTTCAGGCCAGGAAGAGCATCAAGATGACTCTCTTCTCAGCCCGGCTGTTTGAGTGGGAGGATCAAGACATCCAGGCGGGGCTGAATGCTCTGTCTCAAGCAGGGTGCAAGCTGAGGATGATGAAGCCCATGGACTTCACCTATGTCTGGGACACTTTTGTGGAGAATGACAACCTAACGTTCACCCCCTGGGAGGACTGCCAGGACAACTACGAGTACTACCACGAGAAACTGGCAGACATCATGCAGTGA